One part of the Ralstonia pickettii genome encodes these proteins:
- a CDS encoding muconate/chloromuconate family cycloisomerase, protein MIRSIEAILVDVPTIRPHKLSVATMHTQTLVLVRVCCEDGIEGWGEATTIGGLNYGEESPESIKVNIDTHIAPLLIGMEARNVAAAMARVRKTIQGNRFAKCALETALLDAQARRLGVPLSELLGGRLRDALPVAWTLASGDTKKDIAEAEAMLAERRHRIFKLKIGLRPVADDVAHVLAIKRALGDAVSVRVDVNQAWSELDAANGIAALQAGGIDLIEQPVRAENRAALERLARQFAVPMMADEALHGPLDAFELACSASADVFAVKIAQSGGLVPAMQVAAIAQLAGISLYGGTMLEGAVGTAASAHVFSTFGELQFGTELFGPLLLTQELLTEPLQYRDFMLQVPTGPGLGIEIDRDKLARLRRQ, encoded by the coding sequence ATGATTCGCTCGATCGAGGCAATTCTAGTGGATGTGCCCACCATCCGTCCGCACAAACTGTCCGTCGCCACCATGCACACGCAGACGCTCGTCCTCGTGCGTGTGTGCTGCGAAGACGGCATCGAAGGCTGGGGCGAGGCCACCACCATTGGCGGCCTCAACTACGGCGAAGAGAGCCCCGAGAGCATCAAGGTCAACATCGACACGCACATCGCGCCGCTGCTGATCGGCATGGAGGCGCGCAATGTGGCGGCAGCCATGGCTCGCGTGCGCAAGACCATCCAGGGCAACCGCTTTGCCAAGTGCGCGCTGGAAACAGCGCTGCTGGATGCGCAGGCCCGCCGGCTTGGTGTGCCGCTGTCAGAACTGCTGGGCGGCCGGCTACGCGATGCGCTGCCGGTGGCCTGGACGCTCGCCAGTGGCGACACGAAGAAGGACATTGCCGAGGCGGAAGCGATGCTGGCTGAGCGCCGCCACCGCATCTTCAAGCTGAAGATCGGCTTGCGCCCGGTAGCAGACGATGTGGCCCATGTACTGGCCATCAAACGGGCGCTGGGCGATGCCGTGAGCGTGCGCGTGGACGTCAATCAGGCCTGGAGCGAGCTCGACGCCGCCAATGGCATCGCCGCGTTGCAGGCCGGCGGCATCGACCTGATCGAGCAACCGGTGCGCGCAGAAAACCGCGCCGCGCTGGAGCGCCTAGCCCGCCAGTTCGCCGTGCCGATGATGGCCGATGAGGCACTGCACGGTCCGCTCGATGCCTTCGAACTGGCGTGCAGCGCGAGCGCCGACGTCTTTGCCGTGAAGATCGCGCAGTCCGGCGGGTTGGTTCCGGCCATGCAGGTCGCCGCCATCGCGCAGCTTGCGGGCATCAGCCTCTACGGCGGAACGATGCTCGAAGGGGCTGTCGGCACAGCAGCGTCGGCCCACGTGTTTTCCACCTTCGGCGAGCTGCAGTTCGGCACCGAGCTGTTCGGCCCCTTGTTGCTCACGCAAGAACTGCTGACCGAGCCGCTGCAATACCGCGACTTCATGTTGCAGGTGCCGACCGGCCCCGGCCTGGGCATCGAGATCGATCGCGACAAGCTGGCGCGCCTGCGCCGCCAATAA
- the catC gene encoding muconolactone Delta-isomerase, with translation MLFHVRMDVRLPADMPADVANEIKAREKAYSQDLQRSGKWRHIWRLVGEYANVSVFDVQSNAELHDILTALPLFPYMEISVTPLCRHPSSVHSDDA, from the coding sequence ATGCTGTTCCACGTCCGCATGGATGTCCGCCTGCCGGCCGACATGCCCGCCGATGTCGCCAACGAGATCAAGGCGCGCGAAAAGGCCTACTCGCAAGATCTGCAGCGCAGCGGCAAGTGGCGCCACATCTGGCGCCTGGTTGGCGAGTACGCGAACGTCAGCGTCTTCGACGTGCAGAGCAATGCTGAACTGCACGACATCCTGACGGCGCTGCCACTGTTTCCGTACATGGAGATTTCCGTGACACCGCTGTGCCGTCATCCGTCGTCAGTTCACAGCGACGACGCTTGA
- the catA gene encoding catechol 1,2-dioxygenase, producing MNVRVFQTKEVQDLLKAATNLDGNEGNARLKQITHRLLADLFKAIDDLDITPDEVWAGINYLNKLGQDGEAALLAAGVGLEKYLDIRMDAADEALGLNGGTPRTIEGPLYVAGATVRDGVSRIDVDPDPAAGPLIIHGTVTGQDGKPVAGALVECWHANSNGFYSHFDPTGEQSPFNLRGAVRTGADGKYEFRTLMPVGYGCPPEGATQQLLNGLARHGNRPAHVHFFVTSDGHRKLTTQFNIEGDPLIWDDFAYATREELIPHVVEKTGGAAFDLKTDAYKDIEFNVVLTPLVQGKDNQRVNRLRASAEA from the coding sequence ATGAACGTGCGCGTATTCCAAACGAAAGAAGTGCAGGACCTGCTGAAGGCCGCTACCAACCTGGATGGCAACGAAGGTAACGCCCGCCTGAAGCAGATCACCCACCGCTTGCTGGCGGACCTGTTCAAGGCCATCGACGATCTCGACATCACGCCGGATGAAGTCTGGGCCGGCATCAATTACCTGAACAAGCTTGGCCAGGACGGAGAGGCTGCATTGCTGGCTGCCGGCGTGGGCCTGGAGAAGTATCTCGACATCCGCATGGACGCCGCCGACGAGGCGCTTGGTCTCAATGGCGGGACGCCGCGCACGATCGAAGGCCCGCTGTACGTGGCGGGCGCAACGGTGCGCGATGGCGTGTCCCGCATCGACGTTGATCCGGATCCCGCCGCAGGCCCGTTGATCATTCACGGCACGGTAACCGGCCAGGACGGCAAGCCGGTCGCCGGCGCCTTGGTCGAGTGCTGGCATGCGAATTCGAACGGTTTCTACTCGCACTTTGACCCGACCGGCGAGCAGAGCCCGTTCAACCTGCGCGGCGCGGTCCGGACCGGTGCCGACGGCAAATACGAATTCCGCACGCTCATGCCCGTGGGCTACGGCTGCCCGCCAGAGGGTGCGACCCAGCAACTGCTGAACGGACTGGCCCGCCATGGCAACCGGCCGGCGCACGTGCACTTCTTCGTCACGAGCGATGGCCACCGCAAGCTGACGACGCAATTCAACATCGAAGGCGACCCGCTGATCTGGGACGACTTCGCCTACGCCACCCGTGAAGAACTGATTCCGCACGTGGTTGAGAAAACCGGCGGCGCCGCATTCGACCTGAAGACCGATGCGTACAAGGACATCGAATTCAACGTCGTGCTCACGCCGCTGGTTCAGGGCAAGGACAACCAGCGCGTGAATCGCCTGCGTGCTTCGGCCGAGGCCTGA
- a CDS encoding Rieske 2Fe-2S domain-containing protein: protein MSALIDKANELDHLLSTAVVDDEEAGIFRCRRDIFTHPDLFELEMKHIFENNWVYLAHESQIPNNNDYYTTWIGRQPIVITRDKTGELNAVINACAHKGAMLCRRKHGNKGSFTCPFHGWTFSNTGKLLKVKDEKTTEYPVQFNTHGSHDLKKVARFENYRGFLFGSLNADVQPLETYLGEARVIMDQIVDQAPDGLEVLRGNSTYVYDGNWKMQMENGCDGYHVSTVHWNYAATMGRRKEGGTQAVDANSWSKSVAGVYGFEHGHILLWTQTMNPEVRPVYAHREEIKARVGETQTDFIVNQTRNLCLYPNVFLMDQFSTQIRVVRPINVDKTEVSIFCFAPKGESATDRATRIRQYEDFFNVTGMGTADDLEEFRACQNGYAGTTALWNDLSRGAPLWVHGPDENATKMGLKPLISGERSEDEGLFVCQHEYWVRVMREALKQECEGVPA, encoded by the coding sequence ATGTCCGCCTTGATCGACAAAGCCAACGAACTGGATCACCTGCTCTCAACCGCGGTGGTGGATGACGAAGAGGCGGGCATATTCCGCTGCCGCCGAGACATCTTCACCCACCCCGATCTGTTCGAGTTGGAGATGAAGCACATCTTCGAGAACAACTGGGTGTATCTCGCGCACGAAAGCCAGATTCCGAACAACAACGATTACTACACCACGTGGATCGGTCGCCAGCCGATCGTCATCACCCGCGACAAGACGGGTGAGCTGAACGCGGTTATCAACGCCTGCGCACACAAGGGCGCGATGCTCTGCCGTCGGAAGCACGGCAACAAGGGCAGCTTCACGTGCCCGTTCCACGGCTGGACGTTCTCCAACACCGGCAAGCTGCTCAAGGTGAAGGACGAGAAGACCACCGAGTATCCGGTGCAGTTCAACACGCACGGGTCGCACGATCTGAAAAAGGTCGCTCGGTTCGAGAACTATCGCGGCTTCCTGTTCGGCAGCCTCAACGCCGATGTGCAACCGCTCGAAACCTACCTGGGCGAAGCGCGCGTGATCATGGACCAGATCGTCGACCAGGCGCCCGATGGCCTGGAAGTGCTGCGCGGCAACTCCACGTACGTCTATGACGGCAACTGGAAGATGCAGATGGAGAACGGCTGCGACGGCTACCACGTCAGCACCGTGCACTGGAACTACGCCGCAACGATGGGCCGGCGCAAGGAAGGCGGCACCCAGGCCGTGGATGCGAACAGCTGGAGCAAGTCGGTGGCGGGCGTCTATGGGTTCGAGCACGGCCACATCCTGCTGTGGACGCAGACGATGAACCCGGAAGTGCGGCCCGTCTATGCGCACCGCGAGGAAATCAAGGCGCGCGTGGGTGAAACCCAGACCGATTTCATCGTCAACCAGACGCGCAACCTGTGCCTGTATCCGAACGTGTTCCTGATGGATCAGTTCAGCACGCAGATTCGCGTGGTGCGCCCGATCAATGTCGACAAGACCGAGGTCTCGATCTTCTGTTTCGCGCCGAAGGGCGAGAGCGCAACGGACCGCGCAACGCGCATCCGCCAGTACGAGGATTTCTTCAACGTCACCGGCATGGGCACCGCCGACGACCTCGAAGAGTTCCGCGCCTGCCAGAACGGCTATGCCGGCACCACTGCACTGTGGAACGACCTGTCGCGCGGCGCACCGCTGTGGGTGCACGGCCCCGACGAGAACGCAACGAAGATGGGATTGAAGCCCCTCATCTCAGGCGAGCGCAGCGAAGACGAAGGCCTGTTCGTCTGTCAGCACGAATACTGGGTGCGCGTCATGCGTGAGGCGCTCAAGCAGGAATGCGAAGGAGTGCCGGCATGA
- the benB gene encoding benzoate 1,2-dioxygenase small subunit encodes MSADYQNICAALYREARLLDDRQWDAWLECYAEDVTYWMPAWDDDDQLTDDPHSQISLMYYANRCGLEDRVFRIKTERSGASTPEPRTSHTVTNVEVLAERGDEVDVRYNFHTLSHRYKTTDHFFGTMFVTLRRAGDGFLIASKKIVLKNDYIRQVLDVYHV; translated from the coding sequence ATGAGCGCGGATTACCAGAACATTTGCGCCGCCCTGTACCGCGAGGCGCGCCTGCTGGACGACCGGCAGTGGGACGCTTGGCTGGAGTGCTACGCGGAAGACGTCACCTACTGGATGCCGGCATGGGATGACGACGACCAGCTGACCGACGACCCGCACAGCCAGATCTCGCTGATGTACTACGCCAATCGCTGCGGGCTGGAGGATCGCGTCTTCCGTATCAAGACCGAGCGCAGCGGCGCGTCCACGCCGGAACCGCGAACCAGCCACACCGTCACCAACGTGGAAGTCCTGGCCGAACGCGGCGATGAAGTCGACGTGCGCTACAACTTTCACACGCTCAGCCACCGATACAAAACCACCGATCACTTCTTCGGCACGATGTTCGTCACCCTGCGCCGCGCGGGCGACGGCTTCCTGATCGCATCCAAGAAGATCGTCCTGAAGAACGACTACATCCGGCAGGTGCTCGACGTCTATCACGTCTGA
- the benC gene encoding benzoate 1,2-dioxygenase electron transfer component BenC, producing the protein MSSFTVALNFEDGVTRFIDCKAGEKVLDAAFRAKINLPMDCSDGVCGTCKCRAESGTYDLGDDYIEDALTEDEKNTGLVLTCQMVPQSDCVIAVPTSSTACKTGQSTFGATVSNVELHNDAAVVLELDVDATAPVFLPGQYVNIGVPGSGQHRSYSFSSAPGETKISFLIKKIPGGVMSTWLEAAKPGDKLDLQGPLGSFYLRDVQRPLLFLAGGTGLAPFLSMLEVLARSNSQQPVHLIYGVTRDLDLVQVDAIDAYVARLPNFSYATVVADAASNHPRKGWVTQHIPANALNDGDVDVYLCGPPPMVDAVRKYFDDQGVKPKSFHYEKFTPNAVPEAKAA; encoded by the coding sequence ATGTCCAGTTTCACAGTCGCATTGAACTTCGAAGACGGCGTGACCCGCTTCATCGATTGCAAAGCGGGGGAGAAGGTGCTCGATGCCGCCTTCCGCGCCAAGATCAACCTGCCCATGGATTGCTCCGATGGCGTCTGCGGGACCTGCAAGTGCCGCGCCGAGAGCGGAACCTACGACCTTGGCGACGATTACATTGAAGACGCCCTGACCGAAGACGAGAAGAACACCGGCCTTGTGCTGACGTGCCAGATGGTGCCGCAAAGCGATTGCGTGATCGCGGTGCCGACCTCGTCGACCGCCTGCAAAACGGGGCAGAGCACGTTCGGCGCAACGGTGTCGAACGTCGAGTTGCACAACGATGCCGCCGTGGTGCTCGAGCTGGACGTGGATGCTACGGCGCCGGTGTTCCTGCCCGGCCAGTACGTCAACATCGGTGTGCCGGGAAGCGGCCAGCACCGCTCGTATTCGTTCTCCTCAGCGCCCGGTGAAACGAAGATCAGCTTTCTGATCAAGAAGATTCCCGGCGGCGTGATGAGCACCTGGCTCGAAGCCGCAAAGCCGGGCGACAAGCTCGATCTGCAGGGGCCGCTGGGCAGCTTCTACCTGCGTGATGTGCAGCGGCCGCTGTTGTTCCTGGCCGGCGGCACCGGCCTTGCGCCGTTCCTGTCGATGCTCGAAGTGCTGGCGCGCAGCAACTCGCAGCAGCCCGTGCATCTGATCTACGGCGTGACCCGTGATCTCGACCTGGTACAGGTCGACGCGATCGATGCCTATGTGGCGCGGTTGCCGAACTTCAGCTACGCCACCGTCGTCGCCGACGCCGCGTCGAATCATCCGCGCAAGGGTTGGGTGACGCAGCACATTCCGGCCAACGCGCTGAACGATGGCGACGTGGATGTCTACCTGTGCGGGCCGCCGCCGATGGTAGACGCCGTGCGCAAGTACTTTGACGACCAAGGCGTGAAACCCAAGAGCTTCCACTACGAGAAGTTCACGCCCAATGCAGTACCGGAGGCGAAGGCGGCATGA
- a CDS encoding 1,6-dihydroxycyclohexa-2,4-diene-1-carboxylate dehydrogenase: MSTQRFSGKAVVVTGAAQGIGRGVAVAAAEEGAHVLLVDRAELVHEVQAEIAAAGGHAHATTADLETYAGAQHAVQTALGAFGRIDVLINNVGGTIWAKPYQHYEEAQIEAEIRRSLFPTLWCCRAVLPHMVERKQGVIVNVSSIATRGIYRIPYSAAKGGVNALTASLALEHADDNIRVNAVATGGTEAPPRKIPRNTAPMSEQETVWYQGIVDQTLASSLMHRYGTIDEQVRAILFLASDEASYITGTVLPVGGGDLG; this comes from the coding sequence ATGAGCACGCAACGATTTTCAGGCAAGGCCGTCGTGGTGACGGGCGCAGCGCAGGGCATCGGCCGTGGCGTGGCGGTGGCTGCGGCAGAAGAGGGGGCGCACGTGCTGCTGGTGGACCGCGCCGAACTCGTCCACGAAGTGCAGGCCGAGATTGCGGCAGCGGGCGGCCACGCCCACGCCACCACGGCTGATCTCGAAACCTACGCCGGTGCCCAGCATGCCGTGCAGACTGCGCTTGGCGCGTTCGGCCGCATCGACGTGCTCATCAACAACGTCGGCGGCACCATCTGGGCCAAGCCGTATCAGCACTATGAAGAGGCGCAGATCGAGGCGGAGATCCGCCGTTCACTGTTTCCGACGCTGTGGTGCTGCCGCGCGGTGCTGCCGCACATGGTCGAGCGCAAGCAGGGCGTGATCGTGAACGTGTCGTCCATCGCTACACGCGGCATCTACCGGATTCCGTACTCGGCGGCCAAGGGCGGCGTCAATGCGCTCACCGCGAGTCTGGCGTTGGAACATGCGGACGACAACATCCGCGTCAACGCCGTCGCCACGGGCGGCACGGAGGCACCGCCGCGCAAGATCCCGCGCAACACGGCGCCCATGTCGGAGCAGGAAACCGTCTGGTACCAGGGCATCGTCGACCAGACCCTCGCCAGCAGCCTGATGCACCGCTACGGCACGATCGACGAGCAGGTGCGGGCGATCCTGTTCCTCGCGTCAGATGAGGCCTCGTACATCACCGGGACGGTACTGCCCGTCGGCGGCGGAGACCTGGGTTGA
- a CDS encoding MFS transporter: MRQIDLHAVADHARFGRFHAITLFWCALIIIFDGYDLAIAGIALPSIMKDMGVTPTSAGFMVSAALFGMMFGAIFLGTIADRIGRRWAIAVCIVLFSVFTAAAGFSTDPVTFSVTRFLAGLGIGGVMPNVVAQMTEYSPRRARSTLVTLMFSGYSVGGMLAALLGKGLLEHYGWQSVFIAAVLPVLLVPAILRWMPESMPFLLRTGKLDAVRDIVRRLNPNDAPQPGDTFILPEADRGNDAPLGRLFQDGRGFSTAMFWIAFFMCLFMVYALSSWLTKLMASAGYSLGSALTFVLVLNFGAMLGAIGGGWLADRFNIKYVLMAMYALAAVSIALLGIKTSTEALYLLVAVAGGCTIGTQIVTYAYAGQFYPMSIRSTGIGWASGVGRSGAILAPIVIGMLVGMALPLHHNFFAMAVPAVIATIAVAFINHQRSASVIAR, encoded by the coding sequence ATGCGTCAGATTGACCTGCACGCCGTGGCCGACCACGCCCGGTTCGGCCGCTTCCATGCCATCACACTGTTCTGGTGCGCGCTCATCATCATCTTTGACGGCTACGACCTTGCCATCGCGGGCATTGCACTGCCGTCCATCATGAAGGACATGGGCGTCACGCCCACCAGCGCCGGCTTCATGGTCAGCGCGGCACTGTTCGGCATGATGTTCGGCGCGATCTTTCTGGGCACGATTGCGGATCGTATCGGCCGCCGCTGGGCGATTGCCGTGTGCATCGTGCTGTTCAGCGTCTTTACGGCGGCAGCGGGTTTTTCCACGGACCCGGTCACCTTCAGCGTGACGCGTTTCCTGGCGGGCCTCGGTATCGGCGGTGTGATGCCGAACGTCGTGGCGCAGATGACGGAGTACTCGCCGCGCCGGGCGCGCAGCACGCTCGTCACGCTCATGTTCAGCGGCTATTCGGTGGGCGGCATGCTGGCGGCGCTGCTGGGCAAGGGTCTGCTGGAGCACTACGGCTGGCAATCGGTGTTCATCGCGGCTGTGCTGCCCGTGCTGCTGGTGCCGGCGATCCTGCGGTGGATGCCGGAATCGATGCCGTTCCTGCTGCGCACCGGCAAGCTCGATGCGGTGCGTGACATCGTGCGCCGGCTCAATCCAAACGATGCGCCTCAGCCAGGCGACACCTTCATCCTGCCCGAAGCCGATCGCGGCAACGATGCGCCGCTGGGCAGACTGTTCCAGGACGGACGCGGCTTCAGCACGGCCATGTTCTGGATTGCCTTCTTCATGTGCCTGTTCATGGTTTACGCGCTCAGCTCGTGGCTGACCAAGCTGATGGCGTCGGCGGGCTACAGCCTGGGTTCGGCGCTCACCTTTGTGCTGGTGCTGAACTTCGGGGCCATGCTCGGCGCCATCGGCGGCGGCTGGCTGGCTGATCGCTTCAACATCAAATACGTGCTGATGGCCATGTATGCGCTGGCGGCGGTGTCGATCGCATTGCTCGGCATCAAGACTTCAACCGAGGCGCTGTACCTGCTGGTGGCCGTGGCCGGCGGCTGCACCATCGGCACGCAGATCGTGACGTACGCCTATGCCGGGCAGTTCTATCCCATGAGCATCCGCTCCACGGGCATCGGCTGGGCATCGGGCGTCGGGCGCAGCGGGGCCATCCTCGCTCCCATCGTCATCGGCATGCTGGTGGGGATGGCGCTACCGCTGCACCACAACTTCTTCGCCATGGCTGTGCCGGCGGTGATCGCGACGATTGCCGTGGCGTTCATCAACCACCAGCGGTCGGCCTCGGTCATCGCGCGCTGA
- a CDS encoding benzoate/H(+) symporter BenE family transporter, producing MHPSSTQTASRGALSDWSLSAVAAGFLAVLISYAGPLVIFFQAAQAAHVPDAMVASWVWAISIGAAVSGIYASWRWKAPVVTAWSAPGTALLVSLFPGLSLNEAVGAYITAAVVILLIGVSGTFDRLMRLIPKGIAAGMMAGILFQFGTHAFAAASAMPVLAFSMIAIYVVGRRWWPRYCIVVVLLAGIALAITLGLTHFDRVTLEFTHPVFIAPHWALSSTLSLAIPLAVVSLTGQFLPGMAVLRGSGYDIPAKPIMTATSVASISVAFFGGITIVIAAITAALCTGKDAHDDPSRRYVAGIANGVFYLIGGTFAGAIVMLFAALPKPFVAILAGLALIGAIASNVMGAIEDGEHREASIITFLATASGLTLFGLGSAFWGIVIGSAAALVLRPAQR from the coding sequence ATGCATCCATCAAGCACGCAAACGGCCTCGCGCGGAGCGCTGTCCGATTGGTCCCTCTCGGCCGTCGCGGCGGGGTTCCTGGCCGTGCTGATTTCGTATGCGGGGCCGCTGGTCATCTTCTTCCAGGCGGCGCAGGCCGCGCATGTGCCGGATGCGATGGTGGCGTCGTGGGTCTGGGCGATCTCCATTGGCGCGGCGGTGTCCGGCATCTACGCGAGCTGGCGGTGGAAAGCCCCGGTGGTAACGGCGTGGTCGGCGCCGGGGACGGCGTTGCTGGTATCGCTGTTCCCGGGGCTGTCGCTCAATGAAGCGGTGGGGGCGTACATCACGGCGGCCGTCGTCATTCTGTTGATCGGCGTGTCGGGCACGTTCGACCGGCTCATGCGGCTGATTCCCAAGGGCATCGCCGCGGGCATGATGGCGGGCATCCTGTTCCAGTTCGGTACCCACGCGTTTGCCGCAGCTTCTGCCATGCCGGTGCTGGCGTTTTCCATGATCGCCATCTACGTGGTGGGCCGGCGCTGGTGGCCGCGCTACTGCATCGTCGTGGTATTGCTGGCCGGGATTGCGCTGGCAATCACCCTGGGGCTGACGCATTTCGACCGTGTCACGCTGGAATTCACTCATCCGGTCTTCATCGCCCCACACTGGGCCCTGAGTTCGACGCTGAGCCTGGCCATCCCGCTCGCCGTCGTCAGCCTCACTGGGCAGTTTTTGCCCGGCATGGCGGTGCTGCGCGGCTCCGGGTACGACATCCCGGCCAAGCCGATCATGACGGCCACCAGCGTGGCATCGATCAGCGTGGCGTTTTTCGGCGGCATCACGATCGTGATCGCCGCGATCACTGCCGCGTTGTGCACTGGCAAGGATGCACATGACGACCCGTCCAGGCGCTACGTGGCCGGTATCGCCAACGGGGTGTTCTACCTGATTGGCGGCACGTTTGCGGGTGCCATCGTGATGCTGTTTGCGGCGCTGCCCAAGCCGTTCGTGGCCATCCTGGCCGGGCTGGCACTGATTGGCGCTATCGCCTCGAACGTGATGGGGGCGATCGAAGATGGCGAGCACCGGGAGGCGTCGATCATCACCTTCCTGGCGACGGCGTCCGGGTTGACGCTGTTCGGGTTGGGCTCGGCATTCTGGGGGATTGTGATCGGCTCGGCGGCGGCGCTTGTCTTGAGGCCGGCGCAGCGATAG
- the bioA gene encoding adenosylmethionine--8-amino-7-oxononanoate transaminase: MAYPPIPVPVDGAPSANTAWQARSRAAVWHPCTQNARLDAMPPLPIARGQGPWLIDFDGNRYLDGTSSWWVNLFGHANPHINAALKTQLDSLEHVMLAGATHRPAVELAERLIDLTGGVLGHSFFGSDGASAVEIALKMSFHAHRNAGQGTRSRFVCLEHGYHGETLGALGVTDVAIFRDAYDPLILQSHRVPSPDARLAGPGETAADVAERALVALRDCLCTHAGTIAAVIIEPLVQCAAGMAMHDVSYLRGVRALCDEFGVHWIADEIAVGCGRTGTFFACEQAGVWPDLLCLSKGISGGYLPLSIVLSRDGIHDAFNDDAPVRSFLHSHSYTGNPLACRAALATLDLFAEEDVFARNRVTAARIAQGLAPLSHDARFAHLRQTGMITAFDVHPDVAGARFAERFALTARTHGLLLRPIGNTVYLLPPYVLSDEETDTLVERTLQTLEDTLAQATGETEGHTYAIA; encoded by the coding sequence ATGGCGTATCCCCCAATCCCGGTGCCGGTCGACGGCGCGCCCAGCGCCAACACGGCGTGGCAGGCGCGCAGCCGCGCGGCCGTATGGCATCCGTGCACCCAAAATGCACGGCTCGATGCCATGCCGCCGCTGCCGATTGCCCGCGGCCAGGGGCCGTGGCTGATCGACTTTGACGGCAATCGCTACCTGGACGGCACCAGCTCGTGGTGGGTCAACCTGTTCGGCCACGCCAATCCGCATATCAACGCCGCGCTCAAGACGCAGCTCGATTCGCTGGAGCACGTCATGCTGGCGGGCGCCACGCATCGTCCGGCCGTGGAGTTGGCCGAGCGCCTGATCGATCTGACGGGCGGCGTGCTGGGCCACAGCTTCTTCGGCTCCGACGGCGCGTCTGCCGTGGAAATCGCGCTCAAGATGAGCTTCCACGCCCATCGCAATGCAGGGCAGGGGACACGCAGCCGTTTCGTCTGCCTGGAGCACGGCTATCACGGTGAAACGCTTGGTGCACTGGGTGTGACCGATGTGGCGATCTTCCGGGATGCGTATGACCCGCTGATTCTGCAATCTCACCGGGTGCCATCGCCGGACGCGCGTCTGGCCGGCCCGGGCGAAACCGCCGCCGACGTTGCAGAACGCGCGCTGGTGGCACTGCGCGATTGCCTGTGCACCCACGCCGGCACGATCGCCGCCGTCATCATCGAACCGCTGGTGCAGTGCGCGGCCGGCATGGCCATGCACGACGTGAGCTATCTGCGCGGCGTGCGCGCACTGTGCGATGAGTTTGGCGTGCATTGGATTGCCGATGAAATTGCCGTCGGCTGCGGCCGCACCGGTACATTCTTCGCGTGCGAACAGGCTGGCGTGTGGCCGGACTTGTTGTGCCTGTCGAAGGGCATCAGCGGCGGTTATCTGCCGCTGTCGATCGTGCTGTCGCGCGATGGCATCCACGACGCCTTCAACGACGATGCGCCGGTGCGCAGCTTCCTCCATTCGCATTCGTATACGGGCAATCCGCTGGCGTGCCGTGCGGCGCTGGCCACGCTCGATCTGTTTGCTGAAGAAGACGTCTTTGCGCGCAATCGCGTGACCGCGGCGCGCATCGCTCAGGGCCTGGCGCCACTGTCGCACGATGCGCGTTTTGCCCATCTGCGCCAGACCGGGATGATCACCGCGTTCGACGTGCACCCGGACGTGGCCGGTGCACGCTTTGCCGAGCGCTTTGCGCTCACGGCGCGCACGCACGGGCTGCTGCTGCGCCCGATCGGCAACACCGTCTATCTGCTGCCGCCATATGTGCTGAGCGATGAAGAGACCGACACGCTGGTCGAACGCACGCTGCAGACGCTTGAAGACACGCTGGCCCAAGCCACGGGCGAAACAGAGGGACACACCTATGCGATTGCTTGA